ACTCAACATAATCAAATTGAACAGTTCATGGGAAATTCATCTGAAGAAGAGGAACCagcagaaatagaaaaagaagacaAGGGCCTACATCTACAAATACAGATGCAAGAACTAGATACAGAAGAGATAAATGAAGATGTTACCCCTCTGAAAATTCAATTACCAGAAGAAGCAACCATTCCAGCATCAATAACTCCAGAATGGATTCAACAACATATAATCAGACTTAGCACAGAGTTTGGTGCTAGCTTTAAAGGGTGTGAAGAGAAAGCCAAAGAGTTATTCATGAAGATAGATAGCAACAAGCAGGAGAATAAGGGGGAACAATCAATCACCAAAAGGAAGGGGATGAATGAATTGAAGGGGCTAGAATTAGATACTAAATTCATGAGTAATGGTACTAGAAGTAGGGGGGATATCTAGCAATAAAAGATCAATGAAGTTAAGTATAGTGTCCTGGAATGTTAGGGGTCTGAACTGTAGTAAAAAAAGGAGtatgataaaaaatattttactCACCTAGAAAGCAGATGTGGTGTGCTTCCAGGAAACAAAAGTGGAAGGGGATATCACTGATATAGTGAGAGAAGTTTGGGGGAGCAGGTGGGTCAATTATGTTCAATTAGAAGCTAGTGGGACAAGAGGGGGGATAGTAATTATGTGGGACAAAAGGGATTGGGAAGGGGTGATCAGTAGTGAGGGCATGTACTCTGTTTCTTGTAGTTTCACTGGAAGAAGTCAAGATTTCAGTTGGAACATGACTGGAGTTTATGCACCAAATGATAGAATGGAAAGGGAGGAAACTTGGGGGGAAATAGGTGCAGCAAGGAGTCTTATTCCAGGGCCCTGGGTCCTTTGTGGTGACTTTAACACAGTTAGATATCCATCTGAAAAGAAGAACTGCAGAAGAATCAACAAAGCAATGACTGATTTTTCTGATTTAATTGAAGACATGGAAATGGTGGATTTGTCCCTGACAGGAGGGAAGTTTACTTGGAAGAAAGGAGACAGACACAATATTGCAGCAAGAATTGATAAATTCCTGATATCAGAAGAATGGGATGCTAGCTTCAGGAACATCAGGCAGTCCATATTACATAGGGTGACATCTGACCATTCACCTTTGTTACTTCAAAGTGGAGAATGGGAGAAAACCAATTCTTATTTTAAATTTGAGAATTGGTGGCTAAAGACAGAGGGTTTTAATGAGAGAGTGAAGACATGGTGGGAATCTTTCAATTACAGTGGAAAGCCAGATTTTATACTGGTAGCAAAGTTGAAAGCTTTAAAAGGAAAATTGAAAGAGTGGAGCAAAACAACACAAGGGAATTTGGGAATGCAGAAACAAGTGGTATTGGCTCAGCTTGCTGAACTGGTAGAGATACAAGATCATAGAATCCTAAAAGAGGAGGAGATAACTTCTAGACTGGCCCTAACCATGGAATTTGAAGACATTGCTAGGCATGAAGAGATTGCTTGGAGACAGAGATCAAGGGCAACTTGGCTGAAAGAGGGAGACAGAAACACAAGTTTCTTTCACAGAACAACAAATGCACACAGAAGGGCAAACACTATAGACAAGTTAAGAGCAAATGGAGAAATACTGGAGGATCCTGGAGAAGTGAAGGAAGAAATTGTGTCATATTATGAGAAGCTGTATTCAGAGACAGAAAATTGGAGACCACAATTTGAGATGAAGAATTCTCCTAGATTGGATGCTGAAGATAATGCAACTCTTATGGCCCCTTTTGAACCTCAAGAGATACTGGACTCCATCAGGGCATGTGCAGGGGACAAAGCTCCAGGTCCTGATGGATACTCTATGGCTTTTTTCAATCAGTGTTGGGATATCATAAGGATAGAGCTTGTAGCTGCTATACAGAACTTTTACTTTGAAGGTTATTTTGAAAAAAGTTTGAATGCCACTTTTGTGGCTTTGATTCCAAAGAAAGCTGGAGCAATAGAGCTCAATGATTTCAGGCCTATTAGCTTGATTGGGGGAGTCTATAAGATCATTGCTAAACTACTGGCAGAGAGGTTGAAAAAGGTAATACATAAACTGGTGGACAAGCAACAAATGACATTTATTAAAGGAAGACAGATCATGGATGCAGTTCTTATAGCTAATGAGTGTGTGGAGTCTAGACAGAGGAGTAAGAAACCTGGTATTCTATGCAAGTTAGACATTCAAAAAGCATATGATCATCTGAACTGGAGCTTTCTAATCAATATGTTGGAGAGAATCGGGTTTGGAACTAGATGGATCAAATGGATAAAACATTGCATTAGTTCTGTTAAGTTCTCAGTTTTGGTCAACAGAACTCCTTGTGGttttttttcttctcaaaggGGATTGAGACAGGGTGATCCTTTGTCCCCTTTCTTATTTATCCTGGCAATGGAGGGCATGAGCAATATGTTTCAGACAGCTAAGGTGAATGACTGGATAAGGGGATTTCAGGTGGGTGCAGGAAACTTGGAGATTACTCATCTGCAATATACAGATGATAATCTTGTCTTTTGTGAAGCAGTGGAAGAGAACATTTTAATCCTAAGAACTATCTTCATCATCTTTGAAGCAGTTTCAGGATTACACATTAATTGGGATAAAAGCTTCATTTATCCAATTAATGAGGTTGCAGAGGTGGAGAGCTTGGCAGAGAAATTAGGAGGTAAATTAGGGGAGCTTCCAACTACATATTTGGGCATGCCTTTGGGAGCCAAGAGCAAGTCAAAAGGAATATGGAATGGAGTTCTAGAAAAATGTGAGAAGAAGCTGACAAACTGGAAAAGCCAATATCTTTCTCTTGGGGGAAGAGTGACCATGGTCAATAGTGTGCTAGATGCTTTACCATCTTATATGATGTCCATATTCCCAATACCTGTCAATGTAATCAAGAGAATTGATATCCTTAGAAGGAACTTTCTGTGGCAGGGCAATGAAGATAAGAAGAAATTTCACTTAGTCAAGTGGGAGGAACTGACTGTGAGCAAGAAGACAGGGGGATTGGGTATCAAAGATCTGAAATTGCAAAACCAAAGTTTGATGATGAAATGGCTATGGAAATTTGCTACAGAGGAAAACATGCTATGGAAGGAAGTCATTATTGCTAAATATGGTTTGGAGGACAAGTGGATGACAAACATGGTTAATACTCCATATGGATGCACTGTGTGGAGGGCAATGAGGAATCACTGGCAAATAATGCTTGCAAGAATTAGATGTAAAGTTGGTAATGGTCAAAAGGTATCCTTTTGGAATGATATATGGTTGGGTGACACAGCTCTAAAGGTGAAATTCCCTGTCTTGTTCATCCTTAGCCAAAAGCAACATGCTACTGTTGCTGAGATGTGGACTGGACAAGGGTGGGATCTGGATCTGAGAAGACACTTGAATGATTGGGAAATGGAGATGGTAGCAGAATTCCACAATACAATGGCAACATTCATCAACTTAACAAGGGAAAGGGATACTCTGGAATGGAAGAAGGATAGCACAGGAATTTTTACTGTTAACTCAGCATACAAAGACCTGAATGTATCAAGTTTTCAAGAAGAAGGATGGCCATGGAAGATGATATGGAAGACAAAAGTACCTTATAAAGTGAACTGTTTTAACTGGCTGTTGGCAAAAGAGGCAGTGTTGACTCATGAAAACTTGAACAAAAGAGGTTTTCACTTATGTTCGAGATGTTTTTTGTGTGGGGATCATAATGAGACAATCAGTCATCTTTTCTTGCACTGCAAATGGACAGACCAGCTATGGAGGATGTTTATCAACCTGAGGAAGATCAAATGGGTGAAGCCTGGGAGCATAGAAGGAGTGTTAAAATGCTGGAACAGGGATGGGAATGTAACAAGAAAAGAGGAGAGATGGAAGATTGTCCCATCATGTATATGGTGGACTGTTTGGAAAGAAAGAAACCAGAGATGTTTTGAGAACAAGCAGAATAATTTACAGAAGTTAAAGATGAACTGCCtagctcttttttatttttggtgtaaacaggaaATTCTAGATCAGACAGAAGATATTTTTGATGTGTTAGATCTCTTGTAAGAATAGACAACTGTAGAGATCAATGCTGGAAATGTAACCTTTTGGAGGGGGACTACATATTTTGATGTAGTACACCTGTGGATATATAGATTAACTGTTAcaagtctcaaaaaaaaaaaaaatcaaccagcccattttcttcccccattaacacacacacatccaATTTTATCATCAACCATacatatcttttcaagaaatcaacctatTTGGGTTCAAGAATTTCTCTTCCACGGGGCTGCTTCTTCTCTTTTCTGAAAACCACCAACTTCCAGAGGCGGTGGAGGGGCAGTGGCCGCTCgtcggtggtggtggtggtggcgcGGGAGGGAGAGAAGGAGATGAAGGAAGGGGGGAGGGGTCATTGGCGCAGTGGTGCAAGCAGTGGAGAGAAGGAGATGAAGGAAGGGGGGTCGTTGGGGCAGTGGCCCCTCGCCGGCGATGAAGTCCCGCGGCGACGGCGGTGGCTCTTGATGAAAGAAGATAGGGAGGGAGTAAAAGTAAAAAATGagatagaaaaaaaaaggaaaaattaattaaaaatacatatatttatgaaaagatatactccctctgtttcaatttatgtgaacctatttcttttttagtccgtgccaaaatgaatgacctctttcctaatttggaaacaaattcactttatgaaatgatttacagccatacaaatattcaagacttattctgaaccacaaatttcaaaagtcttcactctttcttaaatgtcgtgcccagtcaaatgggttcacataaattgaaacggagggagtattaaaaataaattttttatactTGTTTTTGGTTGAGAGAGTGAAACACACTCACTTTGCCACGTAAGCATTTAGGAGGTATAAATTCAGCCAATTCCAAGTGGATCCTCCCTCCCCCACGCTCCACTTCGTTTCGCTCGTTTTCTCTTTCCTTCTGCCTGCAAAAAAAGTTATGAGATTGCTTTTGTGTGCGTTAGCGATTATCAAACCTGTGACATAGATAAGACTCGGAATGCTCCACGACTAAGTATACCCATTCAGACTTGCTTTTGttcaattataaaaaaataagCACTTTGATGAAGATTTATAGCATCATTCAAGTAAATATAGATTTCCACTTTTAAAATGCTCAGGGGgctaataggtcgcccgcaaaggttgggtgcgtcataattaatccgagtatacgttgaggGGGCATTTGACTATTTTCTCTTTTCTATATTGAACAATTATTGTGTGGACTTTTATGCTTTTGCGTATCATAGTTCATATCCTCTTCTAGATGAGAACACTTATCTCTTCGATATCTTGAAAGGGTCTAATTCCTCCCTAAATGTCTTGATATGCATACAGATGGGAAGAAGGACTTCAGACCTCTCACTTGCCAGAGATGGTATTTGGGGACAATTCTTTGGTGCTTAAACATGTGAATTCTGGCACAAAAATTTACTTTAATGCATTCGATGCTCTAGTTGGTTGGAAACACGAAGCGTTACCACCTGTTGAAGTTCCAGCAGCTGCAAAATGGAAATTCAGAAGGTATTGTTAGTTTTCCAATTAATTTCATTTGATGAAAGAAAGTAATCTGCTAATCTTTCTGGATATATTAGAGGAACATATTTTTGGGAGGTTCACAAAATCCCGGAAATAGCTGTTAGCATGCACTCCTTTTCAAGTGGTTAAATTGCCTAAAGAACTCATTCAGCTTACATTGTGTATCAGGAGTGAGTATCGATTTCAGCTTCTTTTTTGGGGAGTGGGTAGTGGTGGTGGTGTCGGGGGGAAGAGGGGGTGAGTGGGGGAGATTAGCAATAGGGAAACTCTAAACTTTTGATGTTCAAATTGAGGACTACAGGACTGCATTTTATGTGTCAAATCTTACATATTTCAAATATTATGTATTCTGGATCCTCCTTTAGTTCTCTCTCGCCGCTTATTTCAAACATCATGTATTCTGGATCCTCTTTTAGTTCTCTCTCCTCTCGTCCTGGATCCTCTTTTAGTTAAACCCCCCTTTTTCATTTCCATTTCTTTTCTTGGGGAGGGTACCTTGCATTTCAGCAATTCATGAAAGCTCCTCCATTCATCTCTATTTTTGATATAAGTTACGTGTGTAACTGAAGAAAGGATATAGAAGTAGAGAAGACATAATGTACTGGCATTGTGAAGCTTACAGCAATCCTTTAAGAATTAGTAGCATTGTCATTGCTTTTTATTGAGATCCACGCTTCTACAGTCATGCCTTATTCTAGGCTAGTACCATATTCCATTTGCGATATTTGCATGAACGCTGTTATCTTTGACAAATAACTCGATGCATGTGATATTCTCAACCTCGGTTGACAGAAGGCTTTCTTCATTGTCCGTCTCTTTCTTTTactgactctctctctctctcatttttttttttgtgtgtgtgtgtgtgtttgcaGTAAACCTTTGCAACAGGTGGTGCTTGACTATGACTATACCTTCACAACACCTTACAATGGAAGTGAAACTGTCGAAAGGAATGCCGAGGTCTGAATCTTTTATCATTGGAGTAATACTTATTAAAGTTTTGGGACAATTTATTATTCACTAACACTTTCTAGATTGTTAAAGCTAATACGCCAGCTGGTTTAATGTTTGCTACCTTGGTTAGACTGTTTCATCAGTTGTTTTGTCCTTATCCTCCAGTCAGTGACTCGAATGTTTCATTTTTGACTTACACTTTAGCAATAATCGCTGatcgttggaaagttattttatTTGAAGTAACACTTATTAAAGTATGAGGACGTTTTATTATTCACTCACACTTTCTAGTTTATTAGAGCTAATATGCCAGCTGGTTTAATGTTTGCTACTTTGATTAGGCTGTTTTATCTAATTTTGTCCTTATCCTCCACCAAGTGACTCAAATGTTGCATTTTTGAGTTACACCTTAGCGACAATCGTTGATCACTTGGAAAGTTAATTTATTTGAATGGGAATATTTTTATTTATATTCCTTCTTCTATCTTTTCCTTTAGttattgctctttttttttttttttgataaggtgaGGTTAATCCTTTAGTTATTGCTCTGTTGCTGTCAAACTCAAAGTTGTTTGAACTATTCTTGTTGCTTTTGTCTAATTAGTGTGTAAGAGGGTTATCAAATGGAAGCAGCTGCAGTCTTCAGTGGGAGGATTGCATGGAGAAAATTGATTTGGTTGCACTGGCATCAAAAGAACCTATTCTCTTTTATGATGAGGTTTGTGAATCAGAATTTGGTGATTTCTGGGTCATGTGACTGGGTAATCTTATCCATTTTCTATTTGTGTTACCTTTCTAGCACCCTAGTTTATTTCCATTTCTCATTCTACAGATCATCTTATATGAGGATGAACTTGCTGATAATGGAATCTCACTTTTGACTGTTAAAGTGGTAATGTTATTTCTGGCTTTTATTAAGTCATCAATATGTCTGACTTCCAATTCACTGATAAACGACTTCTGTGTATTTCTAGAGAGTCATGCCAAGTGGTTGGTTTCTATTGCTGCGCTTCTGGGTGAGTAGCTCTGTTGGAAAATTTTCTACATAAACAATTATTTCCTTGGTTCCCCGGGGAATCCGTTCTTTGTGCCCCGGTTATTGTTTCGTTATCTCTTTTACTGATGGTTGAATGCGTTACACAGCTTAGAGTTGATGGAGTGCTTATGAGGCTAAGAGACACTCGTTTACATTGTTCATTTGGGGAGCATGTGAAATCAGTTATTCTTCGAGAAAGCTGCTGGAGAGAAGCAACATTTCAAGCCTTGTCTTCTGTGAGTTCAATATCATCTCTATACATATACCAGGACCACCtgcttaaaagaaaaaaaaaggaagtacCAGGGTGACTTCCCGACCCCTCCCACTTCTATATAGATCTATTGATCTGTCTATGATGATGACCATAAGTTCTCGCAGTTGCTAATGTTTGTCGATTTCAAAGTTGTTACTTTTGCTGTCTGCGTTGTCTGTCACTTCTGGTGCCTCCCTGATATGTTCTATAACATAGACATCATAGGTTGTTTGGCATACTAGAGATCATTTTATCTACTGCTTGAGCGGGCAATCTCAATGATACTTTATCTTTGTATTATTAGGGAGAAATCATTCATCTGCTCTGATGCAGCACTGATTCAGGACACTGGTGCAGAAATTAGTTACATAAAGCAGAATAGTTGACAGGATTCTGGGAGGATTTTCATAAAGAACTGATTAGGCCTTGGAGTAAGATTGCTGCTGTAGTGAAATGAAGAAACCAGATCCAACTGGAGTGAGAAGAAATGCAGGAAACAAAGAAGAGGAGCAAGTAGGAGAAAAGGGGTGGGGAGTTGGGCAGTCCTCTTTACCCTCGTATGGGTAGAAGCTATCTATGCACACCCcattttcatatcataatctTCTTCATAACCCGATCGTTACAATTTATCTTTCTATTACACCTAATAACAAGAAGCATAAGTCTTGGAGACCAAAACCTTTTAGAAAATCAGGGGACTAAGTTTTAACTAGACATTTTAAAGATCGATTTTAGTAGGACTCAATTATACTTCTACAAATGGCCCAAACCACTATAGCAGATGCCATATTGTGCAAGGGCGCAcaggcaaaaaagaaaaagaaaatggaagaagCCAAAAAAGTAGTTGGGCTCCCTTTGACCAAATTCTCAAAGTAGCCTTGACAATCTTTGACCAAATTCTCAAAGTAGCCTTGACAATTGAATGTAAAAATCCTTGAAAGTAATGTCAGCATTAATTACATGGCGTTAACACTCTCTgtatatgacattatgatgtcAATTGTTCCATCTAAAAGCACCTGCTAGGAATGTGATTATCTTAGTCCTCCTTGAGGTATACTCAGCCTCGGTTGTACTGCTGGTAAGAATTTTGAGAGAGTTCAGTTCAGTTGGTCCAATTAAGTGAAGGAGATCTTTCTTCTTTGTGTACCCGTTTTAAGAATTTCTTTACTTTAGATGTGCACTTTGTATCTAGTTGCTTTTGAATGGTAATTGGTaagaaaaaatattataaatataaa
The sequence above is a segment of the Lycium barbarum isolate Lr01 chromosome 6, ASM1917538v2, whole genome shotgun sequence genome. Coding sequences within it:
- the LOC132598972 gene encoding TIP41-like protein isoform X5, whose translation is MEWETDEKELKAAGAEALPDGRCGVRIQGWEIESRKHSILTSLQLEKWEEGLQTSHLPEMVFGDNSLVLKHVNSGTKIYFNAFDALVGWKHEALPPVEVPAAAKWKFRSKPLQQVVLDYDYTFTTPYNGSETVERNAECVRGLSNGSSCSLQWEDCMEKIDLVALASKEPILFYDEIILYEDELADNGISLLTVKVRVMPSGWFLLLRFWLRVDGVLMRLRDTRLHCSFGEHVKSVILRESCWREATFQALSSGEIIHLL
- the LOC132598972 gene encoding TIP41-like protein isoform X2, whose translation is MEWETDEKELKAAGAEALPDGRCGVRIQGWEIESRKHSILTSLQLEKWEEGLQTSHLPEMVFGDNSLVLKHVNSGTKIYFNAFDALVGWKHEALPPVEVPAAAKWKFRSKPLQQVVLDYDYTFTTPYNGSETVERNAECVRGLSNGSSCSLQWEDCMEKIDLVALASKEPILFYDEIILYEDELADNGISLLTVKVRVMPSGWFLLLRFWLRVDGVLMRLRDTRLHCSFGEHVKSVILRESCWREATFQALSSKGYPSDCAAYSDPSIISERLSIITQKAQKLSIEMPCIIHMTGLSWKS
- the LOC132598972 gene encoding TIP41-like protein isoform X1, whose protein sequence is MEWETDEKELKAAGAEALPDGRCGVRIQGWEIESRKHSILTSLQLEKWEEGLQTSHLPEMVFGDNSLVLKHVNSGTKIYFNAFDALVGWKHEALPPVEVPAAAKWKFRSKPLQQVVLDYDYTFTTPYNGSETVERNAECVRGLSNGSSCSLQWEDCMEKIDLVALASKEPILFYDEIILYEDELADNGISLLTVKVRVMPSGWFLLLRFWLRVDGVLMRLRDTRLHCSFGEHVKSVILRESCWREATFQALSSKGYPSDCAAYSDPSIISERLSIITQKAQKLSIEMPYLKRNNTASRRAMSTRTWLMPWITGKVE
- the LOC132598972 gene encoding TIP41-like protein isoform X3, producing MEWETDEKELKAAGAEALPDGRCGVRIQGWEIESRKHSILTSLQLEKWEEGLQTSHLPEMVFGDNSLVLKHVNSGTKIYFNAFDALVGWKHEALPPVEVPAAAKWKFRSKPLQQVVLDYDYTFTTPYNGSETVERNAECVRGLSNGSSCSLQWEDCMEKIDLVALASKEPILFYDEIILYEDELADNGISLLTVKVRVMPSGWFLLLRFWLRVDGVLMRLRDTRLHCSFGEHVKSVILRESCWREATFQALSSKGYPSDCAAYSDPSIISERLSIITQKAQKLSIEMPLSSRSEEK
- the LOC132598972 gene encoding TIP41-like protein isoform X6 produces the protein MEWETDEKELKAAGAEALPDGRCGVRIQGWEIESRKHSILTSLQLENKPLQQVVLDYDYTFTTPYNGSETVERNAECVRGLSNGSSCSLQWEDCMEKIDLVALASKEPILFYDEIILYEDELADNGISLLTVKVRVMPSGWFLLLRFWLRVDGVLMRLRDTRLHCSFGEHVKSVILRESCWREATFQALSSKGYPSDCAAYSDPSIISERLSIITQKAQKLSIEMPYLKRNNTASRRAMSTRTWLMPWITGKVE
- the LOC132598972 gene encoding TIP41-like protein isoform X4, giving the protein MEWETDEKELKAAGAEALPDGRCGVRIQGWEIESRKHSILTSLQLEKWEEGLQTSHLPEMVFGDNSLVLKHVNSGTKIYFNAFDALVGWKHEALPPVEVPAAAKWKFRSKPLQQVVLDYDYTFTTPYNGSETVERNAECVRGLSNGSSCSLQWEDCMEKIDLVALASKEPILFYDEIILYEDELADNGISLLTVKVRVMPSGWFLLLRFWLRVDGVLMRLRDTRLHCSFGEHVKSVILRESCWREATFQALSSKGYPSDCAAYSDPSIISERLSIITQKAQKLSIEMPCLSWKS